The Zygosaccharomyces rouxii strain CBS732 chromosome G complete sequence genome contains a region encoding:
- the ISW1 gene encoding chromatin-remodeling ATPase ISW1 (similar to uniprot|P38144 Saccharomyces cerevisiae YBR245C ISW1 Member of the imitation-switch (ISWI) class of ATP-dependent chromatin remodeling complexes ATPase that forms a complex with Ioc2p and Ioc4p to regulate transcription elongation and a complex with Ioc3p to repress transcription initiation): MTVDQKYWEELKPYQEGVPPHDPESNKERYLIKDGNRRKFDIESTTKRFEHLLSLSGIFRHFIERRAQKDDRFKKVLEVLDTNGGKKKSGRGGDKRRRKTEREEDAELLKGEEAEEAEEDEIDFQFTESPSFVKGSLRSYQIQGLNWLISLHTNGLAGILADEMGLGKTLQTIAFLGYLRYIEKVPGPFFIIAPKSTLNNWIREINHWTPEFNAFIMQGTKEERSELVNKRLLACDFDIVVASYEITIREKSSFKKMDWQYVIIDEAHRIKNEESMLSQVLREFSSRNRLLITGTPLQNNLHELWALLNFLLPDIFSNSEDFDEWFSSEGTEEDQENIVKQLHTVLHPFLLRRIKSDVEKSLLPKKELNVYVGMSTMQKTWYKQILEKDLDAVNASGGQKESKTRLLNIVMQLRKCCNHPYLFDGAEPGPPYTTDEHLVYNSAKLKVLDKLLRKMKEQGSRVLIFSQMSRLLDILEDYCFLREYDYCRIDGSTDHEDRIRSIDEYNRPDSNKFLFLLTTRAGGLGINLTSADVVVLYDSDWNPQADLQAMDRAHRIGQKKQVKVFRFVTDNSVEDKILERATQKLRLDQLVIQQSRTSLQKQKKENKNDSKDALLSMIQHGAADVFQSSSSSHANTPQPDGEDNKDGDIDLDEILASSESKTKSLAAKYSALGLDDLQKFNQDSAYEWNGQDFKKKIQKDIIDPTWIEPTRRGRKAADYSIDGYYKDVLQTGKPAAPAQPKMPKPHPFYSHQLQHPQLKSLYEKERFWNAKKAGYTPNMDDVKNTYGDITDEKEKNQKLEILKLSISNAQPLTEEEEKSKTEWESEGFTNWSKTEFRKFITASGKYGRNSIQAIALELAPGKTVDEVRDYAKSFWANIERVEDYEKHLKFIEGEEEKIKKVKHQQEALRRKMTQCTNPLFDLTLNHPPSTNNKRTFSEEEDRFILIMLFKYGLDRDDVYELMRDEIRDCPLFEFDYYFQSRTPVELARRAYTLLQCLEKEFNSGLTLDEQTKKRLQEEDETGKRTREEMEKEHEAASSESQVKQEQQKDVEEDATATTADAADVDSSDVPAASNGTSEAVNDQSDDANKRVKLE; this comes from the coding sequence ATGACGGTAGATCAAAAGTATTGGGAGGAGTTGAAACCTTACCAAGAGGGAGTTCCTCCTCACGATCCTGAATCCAATAAAGAACGTTACCTTATTAAGGATGGTAATCGTCGtaaatttgatattgaaagTACCACTAAAAGGTTTGAGCATCTTTTATCATTAAGTGGAATTTTCAGACATTTCATCGAAAGAAGAGCCCAAAAGGATGATAGGTTTAAGAAAGTGTTGGAAGTGTTAGATACTAAtggtggtaagaagaaaagtgGTAGAGGTGGTGATAAGAGAAGACGTAAAACTGAGAGGGAGGAAGATGCGGAATTGTTGAAAGgtgaagaagcagaagaagcagaagaagatgagatcgattttcaatttaccGAATCACCATCCTTTGTGAAAGGATCCCTAAGGTCTTATCAGATTCAAGGTTTGAACTGGTTAATTTCATTGCATACAAATGGATTAGCAGGTATACTGGCAGACGAAATGGGTCTTGGTAAAACTTTACAAACCATTGCGTTCTTAGGGTATTTAAGATACATTGAAAAGGTACCAGGCcccttcttcatcattgcACCTAAGTCTACTCTGAATAATTGGATTAGAGAGATCAACCACTGGACTCCTGAATTCAATGCCTTCATCATGCAAGGTACGAAAGAGGAAAGATCAGAGTTGGTCAATAAGAGACTCTTAGCCTGTGATTTTGATATTGTTGTGGCGTCTTATGAAATCACAATTAGAGAGAAGAGCTCTTTCAAGAAAATGGATTGGCAATACGTGATCATAGATGAGGCCCatagaattaaaaatgaagaatcGATGTTATCACAAGTACTTCGAGAATTCTCATCAAGGAACAGGTTGCTAATCACTGGTACTCCTCTACAGAACAACCTACACGAATTATGGGCATTACTAAATTTCTTATTACCTGAcattttctccaattctGAGGATTTTGATGAGTGGTTTTCTTCAGAGGGTACGGAAGAGGATCAAGAGAATATCGTTAAACAATTGCACACTGTTTTGCATCCTTTCCTGTTGCGTCGTATCAAAAGTGATGTGGAAAAATCGTTATTGCCCAAGAAAGAGTTAAACGTTTACGTGGGGATGTCTACCATGCAGAAGACATGGTACAAGCAAATTTTGGAGAAGGACTTGGATGCAGTGAATGCATCTGGTGGCCAAAAGGAATCAAAGACGAGATTACTTAACATCGTTATGCAATTGAGGAAATGTTGTAACCATCCATACTTATTTGACGGTGCCGAACCAGGTCCACCATATACTACAGATGAGCATTTGGTTTACAATTCTGCAAAGCTTAAAGTTCTAGATAAGTTGTtaagaaagatgaaagagCAAGGTTCTCGTGTATTAATCTTCAGTCAAATGTCTAGGTTGCTAGATATTCTAGAGGACTATTGTTTTTTGAGAGAATATGACTACTGCAGAATCGATGGTTCCACAGATCATGAAGACAGAATAAGGTCTATTGATGAATATAACCGCCCTGATTCTAACAAGTTTTTATTTTTGCTAACTACTCGTGCTGGTGGGTTGGGTATCAATTTGACTAGTGCCGATGTGGTGGTCCTGTATGATTCCGATTGGAACCCTCAAGCTGATCTTCAAGCTATGGATAGAGCACATCGTATTGGTCAAAAGAAACAAGTCAAGGTCTTCAGATTCGTCACAGATAATTCAGTCGAAgacaaaattttggaaagagCTACTCAAAAGCTAAGATTGGACCAATTGGTTATCCAGCAGAGCAGGACTTCATTACAGAAgcaaaagaaggaaaataaaaatgattctAAGGATGCTCTACTTTCGATGATCCAACACGGTGCTGCGGATGTTTTCCAAAGCTCCAGTTCCAGTCATGCAAACACTCCACAACcagatggtgaagataaCAAGGACGGTGACATTgatttggatgaaattttagCTTCTTCCGAATCCAAGACCAAGTCTCTAGCTGCCAAGTATTCTGCTTTAGGTCTTGACGACTTGCAAAAATTCAACCAAGATTCTGCCTACGAATGGAACGGCCAAGacttcaaaaagaaaattcaaaaggACATTATCGATCCTACATGGATTGAGCCCACCAGAAGAGGACGTAAAGCTGCTGATTATTCGATCGATGGATACTACAAGGATGTTCTGCAGACGGGTAAACCAGCTGCACCAGCTCAACCCAAGATGCCAAAACCCCATCCCTTCTACTCTCATCAATTGCAACATCCTCAACTGAAATCACTTTACGAGAAAGAACGTTTCTGGAATGCCAAGAAGGCAGGTTATACGCCCAACATGGACGACGTGAAAAACACCTATGGGGACATCactgatgaaaaggaaaagaatcAGAAATTAGAGATTCTAAAGCTGTCTATTAGTAACGCACAGCCTCTcactgaagaagaggaaaagagTAAAACTGAATGGGAAAGTGAAGGTTTCACTAATTGGAGTAAGACAGAGTTTAGAAAATTCATTACAGCATCGGGGAAATATGGTAGAAATTCTATCCAAGCTATCGCTCTGGAATTAGCACCGGGCAAGACCGTGGATGAAGTACGAGACTATGCTAAGAGTTTTTGGGCTAACATTGAGCGTGTGGAAGATTATGAGAAACACTTGAAATTCATCGAgggtgaagaagagaagatcaagaaggTCAAACATCAACAAGAGGCACTACGTCGTAAGATGACCCAGTGTACGAACCCATTATTTGATCTAACGTTAAATCATCCACCATCAACAAATAACAAGAGAACGTTCTCCGAAGAGGAGGACCGCTTTATTTTGATAATGCTATTCAAATACGGATTGGACAGGGATGATGTCTACGAGTTGATGCGTGATGAGATTAGAGACTGTCCTCTATTTGAATTCGACTACTATTTCCAAAGCAGAACTCCGGTAGAATTAGCAAGGAGAGCTTACACTTTATTGCAATGTCTGGAGAAGGAATTCAATTCTGGTCTAACGCTAGACGAACAGACCAAGAAACGCctacaagaagaagatgaaacTGGTAAGAGgacaagagaagaaatggaGAAAGAGCATGAAGCGGCATCTTCAGAGTCTCAAGtaaaacaagaacaacaaaaGGACGTTGAAGAGGATGCTACAGCCACGACTGCAGACGCAGCAGATGTTGATTCCTCTGATGTTCCTGCCGCCAGCAACGGAACCAGTGAAGCAGTCAACGACCAAAGCGATGACGCCAACAAGAGAGTAAAACTAGAGTAG
- the SEH1 gene encoding Seh1p (highly similar to uniprot|P53011 Saccharomyces cerevisiae YGL100W SEH1 Nuclear pore protein homologous to Sec13p), translating to MRPFDSGHEDLIHDVAYDFYGRHVASCSSDQHIKVFRLDKETGEWQLSDSWRGHDSSIVSLDWASPEYGRIIASASYDKTVRLWEENPDEKEGLGRRWTKLATLNDSKGSLYDVKFAPPHLGLKLATIGNDGVLRVYDALEPSDLRSWTMTSEINVLPVAPASHLQSDFCLSWCPSRFSTEKLAVCALDQALIYQREKDNQLHVVAKLEGHGGLIRSVSWAPSIGRWYQLVATGCKDGKVRIFKLTERAGSKSNNSNGSVLDDEQNDNESTGGGSNVAQEQTKRPFKSHSPLQVELISEHDDHDGEVWSVSWNLTGTILSSAGDDGKVRLWRATYSNEFKCMSVISAHQQAPKV from the coding sequence ATGAGACCTTTCGATAGTGGACATGAGGATTTGATTCACGATGTGGCATACGATTTTTACGGCAGGCATGTTGCTAGTTGCTCATCAGACCAACATATCAAAGTGTTTAGATTGGACAAGGAGACTGGAGAATGGCAATTGAGTGATTCGTGGAGGGGCCATGATAGTAGTATAGTCTCTTTAGATTGGGCAAGCCCAGAATATGGACGTATTATCGCATCTGCCTCTTACGATAAGACAGTAAGACTATGGGAAGAGAACcctgatgaaaaagaaggtTTAGGGCGTCGTTGGACCAAGTTGGCAACGTTAAATGATTCCAAGGGTTCCCTATATGATGTCAAGTTTGCACCTCCGCATTTAGGTCTCAAATTGGCCACCATCGGTAACGATGGTGTGCTAAGAGTCTACGATGCCTTAGAACCTTCGGATTTAAGATCATGGACTATGACTTCAGAAATTAATGTACTACCGGTAGCACCTGCAAGCCATTTACAGTCAGATTTTTGCTTATCATGGTGTCCTTCAAGATTTTCCACAGAGAAATTAGCTGTCTGTGCATTGGATCAAGCACTGATATACCAAAGGGAAAAGGATAATCAGTTGCACGTTGTTGCTAAACTAGAAGGCCATGGTGGTCTTATAAGAAGTGTAAGTTGGGCACCTTCGATTGGTAGATGGTACCAATTAGTGGCTACAGGTTGCaaagatggtaaagtaCGCATTTTTAAATTGACAGAAAGAGCGGGTTCCAAGagtaataatagtaatggATCTGttcttgatgatgaacaaaatgataatgagagcactggtggtggtagtaacGTTGCACAAGAGCAAACAAAGAGACCTTTCAAATCACATTCGCCTTTGCAAGTAGAACTGATAAGTGAACATGATGACCATGACGGTGAGGTTTGGTCAGTATCTTGGAATCTTACGGGTACCATTCTAAGCAGTGCGGGTGATGATGGTAAGGTGCGTCTATGGAGAGCTACTTATTCCAATGAATTCAAGTGTATGTCAGTCATCAGTGCTCATCAACAGGCTCCTAAGGTCTaa
- the RRT2 gene encoding diphthamide synthase (similar to uniprot|P38332 Saccharomyces cerevisiae YBR246W Hypothetical ORF), with translation MEESRVEFATRTTLPPCALRIFQDKFILVGTYHLDKPTGNRVGSLDIYDDELNLLKSNETYGAILDLKISPFEKELVATAHSTGNVMLWKIKFPYDNGNIELESIVNFQVFEHEVLVTSLHFSPLDANLLLVTATSGESATIDISAQQSTRQISVQGSTRDVVENYGDQFTSSHGLECWIAEFAQLSPLQDVVFTGGDDATIMAHDLRSKDCIWSNSRIHEAGVVAIKCSTPTFRSSKPTSIITGSYDDHIRSLDLRMLGDTIYPGRNTPVARKTDLNLGGGVWRFAECPDKNQESDTLLVCRMYNGAAVVNQDKNSDEFSVINHLKKGHDSMCYGGDWCSKFIATCSFYDNSLQRWNP, from the coding sequence ATGGAGGAATCTCGAGTTGAGTTTGCTACTAGGACTACGCTGCCTCCATGTGCTCTACgtattttccaagataaaTTTATACTAGTGGGTACTTACCATCTAGACAAACCAACCGGTAATAGAGTTGGTTCATTAGATATCtacgatgatgaattgaaccTTTTAAAAAGTAATGAAACTTATGGTGCAATATTAGACTTGAAAATCTCACCATTCGAGAAAGAACTAGTGGCTACGGCCCATTCTACCGGTAATGTGATGCTATGGAAGATCAAATTCCCGTACGATAATGGGAACatagaattggaatcaatCGTTAATTTCCAAGTTTTTGAACATGAGGTACTAGTCACATCATTGCATTTTTCTCCATTAGACGCAAACCTTTTGCTAGTGACTGCTACCAGTGGTGAATCCGCCACTATAGATATTTCGGCGCAACAGTCCACTAGGCAAATCTCTGTACAAGGTTCCACTAGAGATGTAGTGGAAAATTATGGGGATCAATTTACCAGCTCACATGGTTTAGAATGCTGGATTGCAGAATTTGCACAGCTGTCGCCATTGCAGGACGTAGTGTTCACTGGAGGTGATGATGCTACTATAATGGCGCACGATTTAAGATCAAAGGATTGCATATGGAGTAATAGCAGAATACATGAAGCTGGTGTTGTAGCCATAAAATGTAGTACACCTACGTTCCGCTCTTCTAAGCCAACTTCTATCATTACAGGTTCTTATGATGATCATATAAGATCATTAGATCTAAGAATGTTGGGTGATACTATTTATCCCGGACGGAACACACCAGTAGCTCGTAAGACGGATCTAAATCtaggtggtggtgtttGGAGATTTGCTGAATGTCCCGACAAGAATCAGGAATCGGATACTCTGCTTGTTTGTAGAATGTACAACGGTGCTGCCGTGGTTAACCAAGATAAGAATTCTGACGAATTTAGTGTGATTAACCACTTGAAAAAGGGTCACGATTCAATGTGCTACGGTGGGGATTGGTGCTCCAAATTTATTGCTACCTGTTCATTCTACGACAATTCACTACAGAGGTGGAACCCATGA
- the ALG7 gene encoding UDP-N-acetylglucosamine--dolichyl-phosphate N-acetylglucosaminephosphotransferase (highly similar to uniprot|P07286 Saccharomyces cerevisiae YBR243C ALG7 UDP-N-acetyl-glucosamine-1-P transferase transfers Glc-Nac-P from UDP-GlcNac to Dol-P in the ER in the first step of the dolichol pathway of protein asparagine-linked glycosylation inhibited by tunicamycin), which translates to MSSFRYLVPLTTILLICCSKQHSAILYASTFSLFGYIAANWMIPRVGNAFIKIGLFGKDMSKPGRPVIPESVGAISAGIYILVMLLCIPFMFYKYMVTATSGGGYRDISVVEAGEQPTSFFPHDKLSEYLSSILCLESTILLGVADDLFDLRWRHKFFLPSIGAIPLLIVYYVDFGATHVLVPGFLQNWVQIPLIDLGAFYYVYMGAMTIFCPNAINILAGVNGLEVGQSIVLSLLALINDGIYMTLGHPNTWENHRFSAMLILPFLWVSMALYNWNRWPAKVFVGDTYCYFAGMVFAVVGILGHFSKTMLLLFLPQIVNFLYSVPQLFHIVPCPRHRLPRFNEKDGLLYPSRANLQETPAKGFFIPILKLLNFFKLIDLEYDDKGQLVSCTNMTLINLTLVWFGPRREDKLCRLILRLQFGVGILALIARHALGKVLFGHDNLWTID; encoded by the coding sequence ATGTCATCGTTCCGATATCTGGTGCCATTGACCACTATCCTATTGATATGCTGCTCTAAGCAGCATTCTGCCATCCTATATGCATCAACTTTCTCGTTGTTTGGTTACATAGCTGCCAACTGGATGATCCCCAGGGTCGGTAATGCATTcattaaaattggattATTTGGTAAAGATATGAGCAAGCCTGGCAGACCTGTTATCCCTGAGAGTGTTGGTGCTATTTCTGCAGGTATCTATATTTTGGTAATGCTCCTATGTATCCCCTTCATGTTCTACAAATACATGGTTACTGCAACTTCTGGTGGAGGTTATCGTGATATTTCAGTAGTTGAAGCCGGTGAACAGCCAACAAGTTTTTTCCCACATGACAAATTGTCAGAGTATCTGAGTAGTATTCTTTGCCTCGAGTCAACGATTTTGTTGGGTGTGGCAGACGATTTATTCGACTTACGCTGGAGACAcaaattctttttaccTTCCATTGGAGCTATACCACTATTAATCGTCTACTATGTGGATTTTGGCGCTACACATGTACTTGTTCCAGGATTCCTACAAAATTGGGTTCAAATCCCATTAATTGATTTAGGTGCTTTTTATTACGTTTACATGGGGGCCATGACAATCTTTTGTCCCAACGCTATTAACATTCTGGCAGGTGTCAACGGATTAGAAGTTGGTCAAAGCATTGTATTGAGTCTCCTAGCGTTGATCAATGATGGTATTTATATGACGTTGGGACATCCAAACACTTGGGAAAACCATAGATTCTCTGCAATGTTAATCCTACCATTCTTATGGGTGTCTATGGCACTTTACAATTGGAATCGCTGGCCCGCTAAAGTGTTTGTTGGTGACACTTACTGCTACTTTGCAGGCATGGTATTTGCAGTTGTGGGCATATTAGGGCATTTCTCAAAGACGAtgttattgttattctTACCACAGATCGTCAACTTCCTATATTCAGTACCACAATTATTCCACATCGTCCCTTGTCCCAGACATAGATTGCCACGTTTCAACGAAAAAGATGGACTACTATACCCAAGTAGAGCTAATTTGCAAGAAACTCCCGCCAAAGGATTTTTCATCCCCATATTAAAATTActcaactttttcaaactgATAGATTTAGAATACGATGACAAGGGTCAATTGGTTAGTTGCACCAATATGACATTGATAAATCTAACCTTAGTATGGTTTGGTCCCAGAAGAGAGGATAAATTATGTCGTCTAATTCTAAGATTGCAATTCGGAGTGGGGATTTTGGCATTAATCGCTAGACATGCATTGGGTAAAGTACTATTTGGTCACGATAATCTGTGGACCATTGACTAA
- the RPL28 gene encoding 60S ribosomal protein uL15 (highly similar to uniprot|P02406 Saccharomyces cerevisiae YGL103W RPL28 Ribosomal protein L29 of the large (60S) ribosomal subunit), whose product MPTRFTQTRKHRGHISAGHGRVGKHRKHPGGKGMAGGQHHHRTNLDKYHPGYFGKVGMRYFRKQPNHFWKPVLNLDKLWTLLSDEKREHYLKASSKSAAPVIDTLAAGYGKVLGKGRIPQVPVIVKARFVSKLAEEKIKAAGGVIELIA is encoded by the exons ATGCCTACCAGATTCACTCAGACTAGAAAGCACAGAGGTCACATCTCAG CCGGTCACGGTCGTGTCGGTAAGCACAGAAAGCACCCTGGTGGTAAGGGTATGGCTGGTGGTCAACACCACCACAGAACCAACTTGGATAAGTACCATCCAGGTTACTTCGGTAAAGTTGGTATGAGATACTTCCGTAAGCAACCAAACCACTTCTGGAAGCCAGTTCTAAACTTGGACAAGTTGTGGACTTTGTTGTCTGACGAAAAGAGAGAACACTACTTGAAGGCTTCCTCTAAGTCTGCTGCTCCAGTTATTGACACTTTGGCTGCTGGTTACGGTAAGGTCTTGGGTAAAGGTAGAATCCCACAAGTTCCAGTGATCGTCAAGGCTAGAtttgtttccaaattggctgaagaaaagatcaaggCTGCTGGTGGTGTCATTGAGTTGATTGCTTAA
- the GPX2 gene encoding glutathione peroxidase GPX2 (highly similar to uniprot|P40581 Saccharomyces cerevisiae YIR037W HYR1 Thiol peroxidase that functions as a hydroperoxide receptor to sense intracellular hydroperoxide levels and transduce a redox signal to the Yap1p transcription factor or YBR244W uniprot|P38143 Saccharomyces cerevisiae YBR244W GPX2 Phospholipid hydroperoxide glutathione peroxidase induced by glucose starvation that protects cells from phospholipid hydroperoxides and nonphospholipid peroxides during oxidative stress) — translation MLALSPSPYFRVLRSISSKTSFTSKSSIVESLRPSTNNSIRAMSSAASKFYGLEPLDKTGKPFSFKQLEGKVVIIVNVASKCGFTPQYAGLEELYKKYKDEGLVILGFPCNQFLSQEPGSDEQIGEFCKLNYGVTFPIMKKIDVNGKNVDPVYEFLKSQKSGTLGMTRIKWNFEKFLIDKQGKVVERFSSLTKPSSIEPKVKELLGK, via the coding sequence ATGTTAGCTCTCTCCCCTAGTCCTTATTTCAGGGTGTTGCGTAGTATAAGTTCTAAAACTTCATTCACATCAAAGTCTAGTATAGTTGAATCGCTTAGGCCATCTACAAATAATTCAATAAGAGCGATGTCTTCAGCAGCATCTAAGTTTTACGGTTTGGAGCCATTGGACAAGACTGGGAAACCATTCTCCTTCAAGCAGTTGGAAGGTAAAGTTGTCATAATCGTTAATGTAGCATCTAAGTGTGGTTTCACACCTCAGTATGCTGGATTAGAGgaactttacaaaaagtACAAGGATGAAGGCTTAGTCATTTTGGGATTCCCTTGTAACCAATTTCTAAGTCAAGAACCAGGTTCAGATGAGCAAATCGGTGAATTTTGCAAGTTGAACTACGGTGTGACTTTCCCAattatgaagaagatcGATGTCAACGGTAAGAACGTTGATCCTGTTTATGAGTTCCTCAAGAGCCAGAAGTCCGGTACTTTGGGAATGACCCGTATCAAAtggaattttgaaaaattcctaATTGATAAGCAAGGTAAAGTTGTGGAGAGGTTCTCTTCCTTGACTAAGCCTAGCTCTATTGAACCTAAGGTAAAGGAATTGTTAGGCAAATGA
- a CDS encoding HD domain-containing protein (highly similar to gnl|GLV|CAGL0J10362g Candida glabrata CAGL0J10362g and similar to YBR242W uniprot|P38331 Saccharomyces cerevisiae YBR242W Hypothetical ORF or YGL101W uniprot|P53144 Saccharomyces cerevisiae YGL101W Hypothetical ORF) — translation MSSNWNPKDHLPQDVQQSMVNANDPLAFYQIISRLKIQKRTGWLDHDINDCESIADHMYRMSIMSMLIKDPQVNKDKCVRIALVHDMAESLVGDITPFDPVTKEEKHRREWDTIQFLCNEFIQHYNKDAAKEIMDDWSAYEHVGSLEARYVKDIDKYEMLVQCFEYEKRLNDSTKLKQFWSAVNSVKTQEIQSWVQKLLKAREEFFQA, via the coding sequence ATGAGCTCAAACTGGAACCCAAAGGATCATCTCCCTCAGGATGTTCAACAATCAATGGTGAATGCTAATGATCCATTAGCGTTTTATCAGATTATCAGTCGTTTGAAAATACAGAAGAGAACTGGTTGGTTAGATCATGACATCAACGACTGTGAGAGCATCGCAGATCATATGTACAGGATGTCAATCATGTCGATGTTAATCAAAGATCCACAAGTCAATAAGGATAAATGTGTTAGAATCGCGTTGGTTCATGATATGGCGGAATCACTAGTTGGGGACATCACGCCTTTTGATCCAGTTACTAAAGAAGAGAAGCATCGCCGTGAATGGGATACCATTCAGTTTCTATGTAACGAATTTATCCAGCATTATAACAAAGATGCCGCTAAAGAGATTATGGATGATTGGTCGGCATATGAGCATGTTGGTTCTTTGGAAGCTCGGTACGTCAAGGACATTGACAAATATGAGATGCTAGTCCAATGTTTCGAATAcgaaaaaagattaaacGATTCTACAAAATTAAAACAATTTTGGAGTGCTGTTAATAGTGTTAAGACTCAAGAAATTCAGAGCTGGGTCCAAAAGCTTTTGAAAGCGAGGGAAGAATTCTTCCAAGCTTAA